In Lacrimispora indolis DSM 755, a genomic segment contains:
- the aroF gene encoding 3-deoxy-7-phosphoheptulonate synthase, with protein MIIIMKPNASEEAVGKIKDLIESNGLQAHLSKGTEVTIVGVVGDKTKLQGANIELLEGVDKIVAVTETYKLVNKKFHPEDSVITIGNAKIGPGYLTMMAGPCAIENHDMLLKTAFAVKKAGAQFLRGGAYKPRTSPYAFQGLEEEGLKYMKEAREATGLNIVCEVTSLRSLETAVKYVDMIQIGARNMQNFELLKEAGKAGIPVLLKRGLSATIDEWLNAAEYIASEGNPNIVLCERGIRTYETATRNTLDISAVPVIRTKSHLPIIVDPSHATGVRAYIEPISKAAIAVGADGLIVEVHPCPSCALSDGPQSLTFEQFEKLTEELQPYARLAGRTTS; from the coding sequence ATGATCATCATCATGAAACCTAACGCTTCCGAGGAAGCTGTCGGTAAAATAAAAGACTTAATCGAATCAAACGGACTTCAGGCCCATTTATCAAAAGGGACGGAAGTGACCATTGTAGGCGTTGTAGGCGATAAAACAAAGCTTCAGGGCGCAAACATCGAACTGCTGGAAGGCGTAGACAAGATCGTCGCTGTGACCGAAACCTACAAGCTGGTGAATAAAAAATTCCATCCGGAAGATTCTGTCATAACCATTGGAAACGCAAAGATCGGCCCAGGATACCTCACCATGATGGCCGGTCCCTGTGCCATTGAAAATCACGATATGCTCCTGAAAACAGCTTTTGCCGTAAAAAAGGCCGGGGCACAGTTCCTGCGCGGCGGAGCCTATAAGCCCAGGACCTCTCCTTACGCATTCCAGGGCCTGGAGGAAGAAGGGCTTAAATACATGAAAGAAGCCAGGGAAGCCACCGGGCTTAATATTGTATGCGAAGTCACAAGCCTGCGGTCCCTTGAAACAGCCGTAAAATATGTGGACATGATCCAGATCGGCGCGCGGAACATGCAGAATTTCGAGCTTTTAAAAGAAGCCGGAAAAGCAGGAATTCCCGTTCTGTTAAAGAGAGGACTTTCCGCCACCATTGATGAATGGCTGAACGCGGCGGAATACATTGCTTCTGAAGGAAATCCCAATATCGTGCTTTGTGAACGCGGCATCCGTACATACGAAACTGCTACCAGAAACACCCTGGATATCAGCGCCGTACCGGTTATCCGCACAAAGAGCCACCTTCCTATCATCGTCGATCCAAGCCATGCCACCGGAGTGCGGGCGTATATTGAGCCCATCTCAAAAGCTGCCATAGCAGTGGGCGCCGACGGACTGATCGTGGAGGTTCATCCTTGTCCCTCCTGCGCTCTGTCCGACGGCCCTCAGTCCCTGACCTTTGAACAGTTTGAAAAGCTGACGGAAGAATTACAGCCTTACGCCAGGCTTGCGGGGAGGACAACTTCATGA
- a CDS encoding response regulator, with protein MDANKNITLLIADDEAAIRNGLSTVVPWEQFGITIVGTAEDGREAYDIIKSCNPDIVITDIRMPGMDGLQLMERVKHEKLQTNFIILSGYGDFKYAQKAIQLGAKNYFLKPIKIDELVTEIRQQKEEILQSNHIHSYSAYLNVKSEPKEKFLKRLLKNEFYSYEEIRDEIHRLELKLNDSPFRVMVFSIEGKEDREQEDEFQQINYLMDIVSEELQETRYEFLVSSSSELLTIIHTLQPKAVPVNYRFLAARCLKRVNRDSTMDLTVGIGKEGAALTDCSNSYKTALMCLSYSFYEIEQKIFDETILCTTPPPAAANQMDYNNLIYSITTNQTGKIREFCREYFSQLLYVPMPSPNYIRGMCIYLITDIQKALGNGKEFSQAEAVLPINTIRTFEELKAYMEDFLVDCAGKQGSGGNGSKNQIIQAAEYYIKSHMGEKILAKDVARHVNLSDVYFTSYFKIKTGVNFRDYVIRIKMDYAKGLMERRPDMPVAEVAAAIGYDDYRSFYRVFKQNTGVAPSDYTRNSGKAP; from the coding sequence ATGGATGCAAATAAAAATATAACTCTGTTGATTGCAGACGATGAAGCGGCCATCCGCAACGGGCTTTCTACGGTCGTTCCCTGGGAGCAGTTCGGCATTACCATAGTGGGCACTGCAGAGGATGGCAGGGAGGCATATGATATCATAAAGTCCTGCAATCCGGACATTGTTATTACTGATATCCGCATGCCCGGCATGGATGGACTGCAGCTCATGGAACGGGTAAAACATGAAAAGCTGCAGACTAATTTCATTATATTAAGCGGTTATGGGGATTTTAAATATGCACAGAAGGCCATTCAGCTTGGTGCTAAGAATTATTTTCTAAAGCCCATTAAGATCGATGAGCTGGTGACGGAAATCAGGCAGCAAAAAGAAGAGATTCTCCAATCCAACCATATTCATTCTTATTCCGCCTATTTAAATGTTAAATCAGAGCCAAAGGAGAAATTTTTAAAAAGGCTGTTAAAGAACGAGTTTTATTCTTATGAAGAGATCCGGGATGAAATCCACCGGCTGGAGCTTAAATTAAATGACAGCCCCTTCCGGGTCATGGTTTTTTCCATTGAGGGAAAAGAGGACAGGGAACAGGAGGATGAATTCCAGCAGATCAATTATCTGATGGATATTGTGAGCGAAGAGCTTCAGGAAACCAGATATGAATTTCTTGTGTCAAGCTCCAGCGAGCTTTTGACGATTATCCATACCCTGCAGCCAAAGGCTGTGCCCGTGAATTACCGCTTCCTCGCGGCCCGGTGTTTAAAACGGGTAAACCGGGATTCCACCATGGATTTAACCGTGGGAATCGGTAAGGAAGGAGCTGCGCTTACGGATTGCTCCAATTCCTATAAGACCGCTCTCATGTGCCTGTCCTACAGCTTTTATGAGATAGAACAAAAGATCTTCGATGAAACCATCCTGTGTACCACTCCGCCTCCTGCAGCCGCTAATCAGATGGATTATAATAATCTGATATATTCTATCACAACGAATCAGACTGGGAAAATACGGGAATTCTGCCGGGAATATTTTTCTCAGCTTCTTTATGTGCCCATGCCGTCGCCCAATTATATCCGTGGGATGTGTATTTACTTAATAACGGACATTCAGAAGGCACTGGGAAACGGAAAGGAGTTTTCTCAGGCAGAGGCCGTTCTTCCCATTAATACCATACGGACCTTCGAAGAATTAAAAGCCTATATGGAGGATTTTCTCGTAGACTGTGCCGGAAAGCAGGGATCAGGAGGAAACGGTTCTAAGAACCAGATCATTCAGGCAGCGGAGTATTATATCAAATCCCATATGGGAGAAAAGATTCTGGCCAAAGACGTGGCAAGGCACGTAAACTTAAGTGATGTGTATTTTACCAGCTACTTTAAAATAAAGACTGGAGTTAATTTCAGGGATTATGTGATCCGGATTAAAATGGACTATGCCAAGGGCCTTATGGAGCGGAGGCCGGACATGCCGGTGGCGGAAGTGGCCGCTGCAATCGGCTACGACGATTACCGTTCCTTTTACAGGGTATTCAAACAGAACACTGGTGTCGCTCCTTCGGATTACACCAGAAACAGCGGAAAAGCGCCGTAA
- a CDS encoding cysteine hydrolase family protein yields MKKLLIVVDMQKDFIDGSLGTLEAVSIVPKVKRKIEEYQAAGDEVVFTLDTHEENYLNSQEGKNLPVVHCIRETSGWELDDFLKEFQGKRFEKNTFGSAELGEYVKEREYESIELVGLCTDICVISNALLVKAFLPETPVQVDSACCAGVTVKSHENALEAMKMCQIQVL; encoded by the coding sequence ATGAAAAAGTTATTGATCGTAGTAGATATGCAGAAGGATTTTATTGACGGCTCCCTGGGAACTTTGGAAGCGGTGTCTATTGTCCCAAAAGTAAAAAGAAAAATAGAGGAATACCAGGCAGCAGGAGATGAGGTGGTCTTCACCCTGGATACCCATGAAGAGAATTATTTAAATTCCCAGGAGGGGAAAAATCTTCCCGTGGTTCACTGTATCAGGGAAACTTCTGGTTGGGAACTGGATGATTTTCTAAAGGAGTTCCAGGGAAAACGATTTGAAAAAAACACCTTTGGCAGCGCAGAGCTTGGAGAGTATGTGAAAGAAAGAGAGTATGAGTCCATTGAGCTGGTGGGTTTATGTACGGATATCTGCGTGATTTCCAATGCTCTGTTAGTCAAGGCCTTTCTTCCGGAAACTCCGGTGCAGGTGGATTCAGCCTGTTGTGCAGGCGTCACCGTAAAGAGCCATGAAAATGCACTGGAAGCCATGAAGATGTGCCAGATCCAGGTTTTATAA
- the aroA gene encoding 3-phosphoshikimate 1-carboxyvinyltransferase, translated as MKFMKASPLKGEITIPGDKSISHRSVMFGSIAKGTTEISHFLQGADCLSTISCFRQMGIQIENNHNTVIVHGNGLRGLKRPETILDCGNSGTTTRLISGLLAAQDFDVTITGDESIQKRPMKRIMEPLSMMGADIKSVKENGCAPLSITGKKLHGIHYSSPVASAQIKSCILLAGLYAEGETKVTEPYVSRNHSEIMLKHFGANVKTEGTTACIAPAKELYGNKIVVPGDISSAAYFIAAGLMIPGSEILIKNVGINPTRDGILHVCRDMGADITLLDGNTDSGEPTADILVKSGSLHGVTIGGAIIPTLIDELPMIAAMACLAEGETIIKDAAELKVKESNRIEVMVKNLSAMGADVSETEDGMIIRGGKPLHGAVIDSKLDHRIAMTFAVTGLCAEGETEILGAECVNISYPEFYQDLERLMR; from the coding sequence ATGAAATTCATGAAAGCCTCCCCTTTAAAGGGCGAAATAACCATACCGGGTGACAAATCCATCTCTCACCGCAGCGTGATGTTTGGTTCCATTGCAAAGGGAACCACGGAAATCAGCCACTTTCTTCAAGGAGCTGACTGCCTTTCCACTATCAGCTGTTTCAGGCAAATGGGAATTCAGATTGAAAACAACCATAACACCGTCATTGTCCACGGAAACGGACTCCGGGGACTAAAACGGCCGGAAACCATCTTAGACTGCGGGAACAGCGGAACCACCACCCGCCTGATCTCCGGCCTTTTGGCTGCCCAGGATTTTGACGTAACCATAACCGGAGATGAATCCATTCAGAAACGTCCCATGAAGCGAATTATGGAGCCATTGTCCATGATGGGTGCTGATATAAAGAGTGTAAAAGAAAACGGCTGCGCTCCCCTTTCCATAACCGGCAAAAAGCTTCATGGCATCCATTATTCCAGTCCTGTGGCCTCCGCCCAGATAAAATCCTGTATTCTTTTAGCCGGACTGTATGCAGAGGGTGAGACAAAAGTGACGGAACCCTATGTATCCAGAAATCACTCTGAAATCATGCTGAAACACTTTGGAGCCAACGTGAAAACAGAAGGTACCACTGCCTGTATCGCTCCTGCCAAAGAGCTTTACGGCAATAAAATCGTTGTGCCGGGAGATATCTCTTCTGCTGCTTATTTTATTGCTGCAGGCCTGATGATTCCAGGCTCGGAAATACTGATCAAGAACGTAGGCATCAATCCTACACGTGACGGGATCCTTCACGTATGCCGGGATATGGGTGCTGATATCACCCTTTTGGATGGGAATACGGATTCCGGGGAACCTACCGCGGATATCCTGGTAAAATCCGGCTCTCTCCATGGCGTTACCATAGGCGGTGCCATCATTCCCACTTTGATCGACGAGCTTCCCATGATCGCTGCCATGGCCTGCCTTGCAGAAGGGGAAACCATTATTAAGGATGCGGCAGAATTAAAGGTAAAGGAATCCAACCGCATTGAGGTCATGGTGAAGAATTTATCTGCCATGGGCGCTGATGTTTCGGAAACTGAGGATGGCATGATCATCAGAGGCGGAAAACCTCTTCACGGCGCTGTCATAGACAGCAAACTGGATCACAGGATCGCTATGACCTTTGCGGTGACCGGACTGTGCGCAGAAGGGGAAACGGAGATTTTAGGCGCTGAATGTGTGAATATTTCATATCCGGAGTTCTATCAGGACCTGGAGAGATTGATGAGATGA
- a CDS encoding reverse transcriptase family protein, with amino-acid sequence MYQTDLWKYCTPDYCRDMLLSFRLLGNTRWPDQKVMACLYAFSNHAERHYGIVLIPKKNGKSRKLLVPDYMLMKIQRNILHHILDGYSVSGCATAYHKGAGVVSNAAVHRGKNVVVKLDIKDFFGSISFPMVLSSAFPVQYFPTSVGTMLTALCCCNDFLPQGAPTSPAVSNLVMKHFDESINKWCEGKGISYTRYCDDMTFSGDFNPGLVIRKVSGFLNAMGFELNETKTRILYRNGRQAVTGIVVNEKLQVSRDYRRKLRQEIFYCLKYGVKSHIEKLGNDARISEDQYVLSLLGKIRYILLVNPEDHWFQEAEEKVLAVLGRKAG; translated from the coding sequence ATGTATCAGACAGATTTGTGGAAATACTGCACACCGGATTACTGCAGAGACATGCTGCTATCTTTCCGGCTTCTGGGGAATACCAGATGGCCGGACCAGAAGGTAATGGCATGTCTTTATGCGTTCAGCAACCACGCGGAACGCCATTATGGTATTGTATTGATACCAAAAAAGAACGGAAAATCCAGGAAGCTTCTGGTTCCGGATTACATGCTCATGAAAATACAGAGGAATATCCTGCACCACATTCTGGACGGATATTCTGTTTCCGGCTGTGCCACAGCCTATCACAAGGGTGCAGGAGTGGTGTCCAATGCCGCAGTTCATAGGGGAAAGAACGTGGTGGTAAAGCTGGATATAAAAGATTTTTTCGGAAGTATTTCATTTCCAATGGTATTAAGCAGTGCGTTTCCCGTCCAATATTTCCCTACGTCAGTAGGGACCATGCTGACTGCCTTATGCTGCTGCAACGATTTTCTGCCTCAGGGAGCGCCAACTTCGCCTGCGGTTTCCAATCTGGTTATGAAGCATTTTGATGAATCCATAAACAAATGGTGCGAAGGCAAGGGAATTTCCTATACCAGATACTGCGATGATATGACGTTTTCCGGTGATTTTAATCCGGGCCTGGTTATCAGGAAGGTTTCCGGCTTTTTAAATGCCATGGGGTTTGAACTGAATGAAACCAAGACCAGGATTTTGTACCGTAACGGGAGGCAGGCAGTTACGGGGATCGTGGTCAATGAAAAGCTTCAGGTTTCCCGGGATTACAGAAGGAAGCTGCGGCAGGAGATTTTTTACTGTCTGAAATACGGGGTAAAATCCCATATAGAGAAGTTGGGAAATGATGCACGGATCAGTGAGGATCAATATGTTCTTTCTCTTTTGGGAAAAATACGATATATCCTCCTGGTGAATCCTGAGGATCATTGGTTTCAGGAAGCGGAGGAGAAGGTTTTGGCTGTACTTGGGAGGAAGGCAGGATAA
- a CDS encoding prephenate dehydrogenase: MSDASIAFIGLGLIGGSIARGIKREEPNTTIMAYMRTRSRLLHAKEDGIVDVILDGIGEELRECDLIFLCTPVEYNAKYLSEIQPFLKPGAIITDVGSTKTDIHEEVNRLGMESQFVGGHPMAGSEKTGYENSTDHLLENAYYIITPTAASTEEQVNRLVRIAGMIGSIPLVLDYHEHDFITAAISHLPHIIASSLVNLVKSSDNQEGIMKRLAAGGFKDITRIASSSPEMWEQICMTNSGNLSVILERYISSLSKILKELKENDSQFIYQLFETSRDYRNSFSEKVPGSIAPDYSFTVDMADEVGAISTLSVILAAKGISIKNIGINHNREHGEGTLRIAFYDKETMDNAWKQLERYHYDLISN, from the coding sequence ATGAGTGATGCCTCCATTGCCTTTATCGGGCTTGGTCTCATCGGCGGCTCCATTGCAAGAGGGATCAAGCGTGAAGAACCCAATACAACGATCATGGCCTACATGCGTACCCGGTCCAGGCTTTTGCATGCAAAAGAAGACGGAATCGTAGATGTCATCCTGGATGGAATCGGAGAAGAGCTTCGGGAATGCGATCTCATCTTTCTCTGCACTCCTGTGGAGTACAATGCAAAGTATTTGTCGGAAATCCAGCCCTTCTTAAAGCCGGGAGCCATTATCACCGATGTAGGCAGCACCAAGACGGATATCCATGAAGAGGTAAACCGCCTTGGTATGGAAAGCCAGTTTGTGGGAGGTCACCCAATGGCCGGTTCGGAAAAGACCGGATACGAAAACTCCACCGACCATTTGCTTGAAAATGCTTATTATATTATCACCCCCACCGCTGCTTCCACAGAAGAACAGGTAAACCGTCTGGTGCGGATCGCGGGCATGATCGGCTCCATTCCCCTTGTCCTTGATTATCACGAACACGACTTTATTACCGCCGCAATCAGCCATCTTCCCCATATCATAGCTTCCAGCCTGGTAAACCTTGTAAAGTCTTCCGACAATCAAGAAGGGATTATGAAGCGGCTTGCTGCCGGAGGTTTTAAGGACATTACAAGAATCGCCTCATCCTCACCGGAAATGTGGGAGCAGATCTGCATGACAAACAGCGGGAATCTTTCCGTGATTCTGGAACGCTATATCTCCTCTTTAAGCAAGATTTTAAAGGAGCTTAAGGAAAATGACAGCCAATTTATTTACCAGCTTTTTGAAACCTCCAGGGATTACCGCAATTCCTTTTCAGAAAAGGTTCCCGGATCCATTGCTCCGGATTATTCCTTTACAGTGGATATGGCTGACGAAGTGGGTGCTATCTCCACCTTATCCGTCATCCTGGCTGCAAAAGGCATCAGCATTAAGAACATTGGCATCAACCACAACCGGGAGCATGGAGAAGGCACTTTAAGGATTGCTTTCTATGACAAAGAGACCATGGACAACGCATGGAAACAGCTGGAACGGTACCACTACGATTTAATTTCAAATTAA